One genomic region from Leptolyngbyaceae cyanobacterium JSC-12 encodes:
- a CDS encoding TIGR03440 family protein (IMG reference gene:2510095017~PFAM: Formylglycine-generating sulfatase enzyme~TIGRFAM: TIGR03440 family protein) → MEECREQTLALFHDVDHETFCRQAHPDFSPIGWHLGHIAYTEGLWILEHLAGMAPQFPEYRHLFAADTLPKCNRIHLPSLAEVKTYLSATRTQVFDYLKTAPLDQQRRLWLWLLQHESQHCETIAIVLALQEKQRYESSALCLPKTEVRSQASPIPDTRYLIPNSPANSRVKTLDCQIQRSQPEMIYIPAGYFAMGNDALDALDNEQPVHTVYLDAYWIDQTPVTCEQYRRFMQAGGYTQGEWWSPEGWAWLQANPVSQPLYWREDSAWDAHPVCGVSWYEAEAYANFVGKRLPTESEWEKAASWNPTRRQNQRFPWGDEFPTCDRCNHNHQIGHTTPIHHYPLGYSPYGCEDMLGNVWEWTASWFAGYPGFQSYPYRGYSQAYFDENHRVLRGGSWATRPWALRSTFRNWYHPHVREVFAGFRCAQDPA, encoded by the coding sequence ATGGAAGAATGCCGGGAACAAACGCTGGCTTTATTTCATGACGTAGATCACGAGACATTTTGTCGGCAAGCCCATCCTGACTTCAGCCCGATTGGCTGGCACTTGGGTCACATTGCTTACACGGAAGGGCTATGGATTCTGGAGCATCTGGCAGGCATGGCTCCCCAGTTCCCAGAGTATCGTCACCTGTTTGCGGCAGATACATTACCTAAATGCAATCGCATTCATCTTCCTTCCTTGGCAGAGGTTAAGACCTATCTGAGTGCAACTCGTACTCAGGTTTTTGATTATCTAAAAACAGCACCGCTCGATCAGCAAAGACGGCTGTGGCTTTGGTTATTGCAGCATGAGAGTCAGCATTGCGAAACGATCGCGATCGTGTTGGCGTTGCAGGAAAAGCAGAGATATGAAAGCAGTGCTTTATGCCTGCCGAAAACAGAAGTCAGGAGTCAGGCATCACCGATACCCGATACCCGATACCTGATCCCCAATTCCCCAGCAAATTCCAGAGTAAAGACTCTAGATTGCCAGATACAGCGATCGCAGCCGGAAATGATATATATTCCAGCGGGATATTTCGCAATGGGCAACGATGCGCTGGATGCATTGGACAACGAGCAACCTGTACACACAGTGTATTTGGATGCCTATTGGATAGATCAAACCCCAGTGACCTGTGAGCAGTATCGGCGGTTTATGCAAGCGGGGGGATACACCCAGGGAGAGTGGTGGTCGCCGGAGGGCTGGGCGTGGTTGCAAGCAAATCCAGTGAGCCAACCGCTTTACTGGAGAGAGGATTCTGCCTGGGATGCGCATCCTGTGTGTGGAGTGAGTTGGTATGAGGCAGAAGCTTACGCAAACTTTGTTGGGAAACGGTTGCCGACTGAATCAGAATGGGAAAAAGCTGCCAGTTGGAATCCTACCAGACGCCAGAATCAGCGGTTTCCCTGGGGGGATGAGTTTCCAACCTGCGATCGCTGCAATCATAACCATCAAATTGGGCATACCACCCCCATTCACCACTATCCACTGGGCTACAGTCCTTATGGCTGTGAGGATATGTTGGGGAATGTTTGGGAGTGGACTGCATCCTGGTTTGCTGGCTATCCCGGGTTCCAGAGTTATCCTTATCGCGGCTATTCGCAGGCATATTTTGATGAAAACCATCGGGTGTTGCGGGGTGGGAGTTGGGCAACTCGTCCCTGGGCATTACGTTCAACCTTTCGCAACTGGTATCATCCCCACGTGCGCGAGGTATTTGCTGGATTTCGCTGTGCTCAAGACCCTGCATGA
- a CDS encoding TIGR03442 family protein (IMG reference gene:2510095018~TIGRFAM: TIGR03442 family protein), which yields MCRLLAYLGAPIQLDRLIYKPEHSLIVQSYQPREMTSGVVNADGFGMGWYHSQWQTAPFTYKTIYPAWNDINLPSLSRYVESGCVLANVRSATTGQSVDLVNCQPFQHGLILGVHNGFIDNFRRSLYRPIRERLSDSIYQSIQGSTDSEHLFALLVNELETTAQPSLTDALQQMLAVLEDLGNQYQTDFSANLIVSDGQQLVASRFASRSPVPTLYWLRDDGLFPDSVLIASEPLFEGNWLAFANRSLLTVNADLTIETLYL from the coding sequence ATGTGTCGCTTACTTGCTTATTTGGGTGCTCCAATCCAGCTTGATCGGTTGATTTATAAACCTGAACATTCCTTAATTGTGCAAAGTTATCAACCCCGTGAAATGACCTCTGGGGTTGTAAATGCAGATGGATTTGGGATGGGATGGTATCACTCGCAATGGCAAACGGCTCCGTTTACGTATAAGACTATCTATCCAGCCTGGAATGATATAAATCTCCCCAGTTTAAGTCGCTATGTGGAGTCAGGTTGCGTACTGGCTAATGTTCGCAGTGCCACAACAGGACAATCCGTTGATCTGGTAAATTGTCAGCCTTTTCAGCATGGTCTCATCTTGGGGGTTCATAATGGCTTCATTGACAACTTCCGGCGATCGCTCTATCGCCCGATTCGTGAGCGTTTAAGCGACAGCATTTATCAATCTATCCAGGGTTCCACTGATTCTGAACATCTTTTTGCTTTACTGGTGAACGAACTGGAAACCACAGCCCAGCCATCTTTAACAGATGCCTTGCAGCAAATGCTTGCTGTACTGGAAGACCTGGGAAACCAGTACCAGACTGACTTCTCTGCCAACCTGATTGTGAGTGATGGGCAACAGTTGGTTGCTTCTCGATTTGCCAGTCGTTCTCCTGTACCCACGTTGTATTGGCTGCGGGATGATGGGTTGTTCCCAGATTCTGTGTTAATCGCCTCTGAACCATTGTTTGAGGGCAATTGGCTTGCCTTTGCCAATCGCAGCCTGCTGACTGTCAACGCCGACCTTACGATTGAGACGCTTTATTTGTAG
- a CDS encoding DNA-directed RNA polymerase, subunit K/omega (IMG reference gene:2510095019~PFAM: RNA polymerase Rpb6), giving the protein MSRSIQKRSAFDSTQLMRRADDLISAASNRYRITVQVANRAKRRRFEDFDNNDDPSMKPVMRAIIEMSDELTQPEIIGEL; this is encoded by the coding sequence ATGTCACGTTCCATTCAAAAACGCTCTGCTTTTGATAGCACTCAATTGATGCGCCGCGCTGATGATCTGATTTCAGCCGCGTCTAACCGCTATCGTATTACGGTACAGGTAGCAAACCGGGCAAAGCGCCGTCGTTTTGAGGATTTTGATAACAATGATGATCCATCTATGAAGCCTGTCATGCGTGCCATCATTGAAATGTCGGATGAATTGACTCAGCCCGAAATTATTGGTGAGCTATAA
- a CDS encoding hypothetical protein (IMG reference gene:2510095020) encodes MKSRFAVTVLLLAIAPVSVFVPTFVGNEQAIAQIIRSEGAWRKVYEQIPDLPRENQYIDRETGKVAEENTLVSRLIRYHLYVRGRPPFYRLDWKITLAEYLGLSGQVDDSDYPSGKRLNKNPLEGDLAAIRKLNRSQRDALVQALVDAFVPQSTRSRQVVPKPVIQLPPGAKE; translated from the coding sequence ATGAAATCACGGTTTGCTGTCACCGTTTTGCTATTGGCGATCGCCCCTGTTTCCGTGTTTGTTCCGACCTTTGTGGGGAACGAGCAGGCGATCGCTCAAATTATTCGCTCTGAAGGAGCCTGGCGCAAGGTTTACGAACAAATCCCAGATCTGCCACGAGAAAACCAATACATTGATCGGGAAACAGGTAAGGTCGCGGAAGAAAATACCCTCGTCAGTCGCCTAATTCGCTATCACCTCTATGTGAGAGGTCGTCCACCCTTTTACCGGTTAGATTGGAAAATCACGCTGGCAGAATATTTGGGCTTGAGCGGGCAAGTGGATGATTCAGACTATCCCAGCGGTAAGCGGCTCAACAAAAATCCTTTAGAAGGAGACCTGGCAGCGATTCGCAAGTTAAACCGCAGTCAGCGAGATGCACTCGTCCAGGCATTGGTGGATGCCTTTGTTCCCCAATCTACGCGATCGCGGCAGGTTGTGCCCAAACCTGTGATCCAGTTACCGCCCGGTGCAAAAGAGTAG
- a CDS encoding protein of unknown function DUF1818 (IMG reference gene:2510095021~PFAM: Domain of unknown function (DUF1818)~manually curated) — protein MERLIKSGTGWRIGWNPMAEQFKGLVGTDDWSLELTEAEFSDFCRLLNQLVHTITTMQAELMDEEAIAVEVESDLLWLEAEGYPHAYTLHLILLTGRRGEGCWQSGAIMPLWQAVQSIQVF, from the coding sequence GTGGAACGGTTGATTAAATCGGGAACTGGTTGGCGCATTGGTTGGAATCCAATGGCAGAGCAATTTAAAGGTTTGGTGGGAACTGATGACTGGTCATTGGAACTCACAGAAGCAGAATTTAGTGACTTCTGCCGCTTACTGAACCAACTGGTACACACCATCACAACCATGCAAGCAGAACTGATGGATGAAGAAGCGATCGCAGTTGAAGTTGAAAGCGATCTTCTGTGGCTGGAAGCAGAAGGTTATCCCCATGCTTATACGTTGCATTTAATTTTGCTAACTGGGCGACGCGGTGAGGGCTGTTGGCAGTCCGGTGCGATAATGCCACTTTGGCAGGCAGTGCAATCCATCCAGGTGTTTTGA
- a CDS encoding putative Na+-dependent transporter (IMG reference gene:2510095022~PFAM: Sodium Bile acid symporter family~TIGRFAM: bile acid transporter) — translation MEIFARVAIAEPIPSPCKLFFVINQILQPASFMQANLFTAVLLPTALAIIMLGMGLTLIPDDFQRIRRYPKAVVVGLVNQLILLPLIGFLITFVVPMEPAIAVGLMILAICPGGPSSNLITYFAKGDVALSITLTAFSSTITVFTIPLLTQVFLQYFMGQTSAVTLPVGQMMGQVFLITLFPVSIGMVIRYRFPGVAAKLERVISRLAIAFLVLILLAILIIEWKRLPGFFVQVGVSAFLLNVLATLVGFYSSKLAKLPIPQQICIAIEVGVQNGTLAIAITAGLLNNPDMAVPAAIYSVFMNLMAFAAIAYGRRLALAKA, via the coding sequence ATGGAAATTTTTGCAAGGGTCGCGATCGCTGAGCCTATTCCATCGCCCTGTAAACTGTTTTTTGTCATTAACCAAATATTGCAACCAGCTTCGTTCATGCAAGCGAATCTATTTACAGCCGTTCTTTTACCCACAGCCTTAGCAATCATCATGTTGGGCATGGGATTGACGCTCATCCCTGACGACTTTCAGCGCATCCGGCGCTATCCCAAAGCAGTTGTAGTGGGGTTAGTAAATCAACTCATTCTATTACCACTTATCGGCTTTTTGATTACGTTTGTGGTACCGATGGAACCAGCTATTGCTGTTGGATTAATGATACTAGCGATTTGTCCTGGTGGTCCTTCCTCGAACTTGATCACCTATTTTGCCAAGGGGGATGTGGCACTTTCGATTACGCTCACGGCATTTAGCAGCACAATTACTGTTTTCACAATCCCACTATTGACCCAGGTGTTCCTGCAATATTTTATGGGTCAAACATCAGCGGTTACGTTGCCAGTGGGTCAAATGATGGGGCAGGTGTTTCTGATTACGCTGTTTCCGGTGAGCATTGGCATGGTAATTCGTTATCGATTTCCTGGAGTTGCCGCGAAGTTAGAACGAGTCATTAGTCGGCTGGCGATCGCATTTCTGGTGTTGATTCTGCTGGCAATTCTCATCATTGAGTGGAAACGGTTACCTGGCTTTTTTGTGCAGGTAGGGGTCAGCGCATTTTTACTCAACGTTCTGGCAACGCTGGTTGGTTTTTACAGCAGCAAGTTAGCAAAGTTGCCGATTCCTCAGCAAATCTGCATTGCGATTGAGGTGGGAGTTCAAAACGGCACGTTGGCGATCGCGATTACCGCAGGATTGCTGAATAACCCGGATATGGCAGTTCCAGCAGCGATATATAGTGTGTTTATGAATCTGATGGCGTTTGCGGCGATCGCCTATGGTCGCCGATTAGCACTGGCAAAAGCCTGA
- a CDS encoding hypothetical protein (IMG reference gene:2510095024): MVKRTLQASLAKMQQVKQGFALKGWIDKEIK, encoded by the coding sequence ATGGTCAAACGAACGCTTCAGGCATCCCTTGCCAAAATGCAACAAGTCAAACAAGGATTCGCTTTAAAAGGGTGGATTGATAAGGAGATTAAATGA
- a CDS encoding sterol desaturase (IMG reference gene:2510095025~PFAM: Fatty acid hydroxylase superfamily) yields MINHSFWFYGIAFFGIILLRYFLVAGGTYLFFYSPVSQVLIHHQLAYQSPSWRSIRHDIQLSVFSAGVFALAAACILSAYNGGMTRLYSEPQLHGLWYLGVSYAIVLLLQDAYFYFTHRLFHHPWLFRWLHQGHHQSRYPTSWTSFAFDPLEAIVQSLFLVGIVFVVPLHFVTIVAVLVTMTVWAVVNHLGIDRLPLSFPHNWLGRWFIGPAHHSVHHLKYTAHYGLYFTFWDKLLHTQDLKYDQTMRSPSHL; encoded by the coding sequence ATGATAAACCACTCATTTTGGTTTTATGGGATTGCTTTTTTTGGAATTATTCTTTTACGGTATTTTCTAGTAGCAGGCGGCACATATCTCTTCTTTTATTCTCCCGTTAGTCAAGTCTTGATTCATCATCAGTTGGCCTATCAATCACCTTCCTGGCGATCCATCCGTCACGATATTCAACTTTCGGTTTTTTCTGCTGGGGTATTTGCATTAGCCGCAGCTTGTATTCTCTCAGCCTATAACGGGGGCATGACTCGCCTGTATAGTGAGCCTCAACTCCATGGGCTGTGGTATTTAGGGGTTAGTTACGCCATAGTGTTGCTACTCCAGGATGCTTACTTTTATTTCACCCATCGCCTGTTTCATCATCCGTGGCTCTTTCGTTGGTTGCATCAGGGCCACCACCAATCGCGCTATCCTACTTCTTGGACTTCTTTTGCTTTTGACCCCTTAGAAGCGATCGTGCAATCTCTCTTCCTGGTTGGGATTGTTTTTGTGGTTCCGCTGCATTTCGTTACGATTGTTGCGGTGCTTGTGACGATGACGGTATGGGCTGTGGTAAATCACCTGGGAATTGATCGCCTCCCTCTGTCTTTTCCCCATAACTGGTTAGGAAGGTGGTTTATTGGGCCTGCCCATCACTCTGTTCATCACCTCAAATACACTGCGCATTATGGCCTGTATTTCACTTTCTGGGATAAGCTATTACACACTCAAGATCTCAAATATGACCAGACAATGCGCAGCCCAAGTCACCTCTGA
- a CDS encoding hypothetical protein (IMG reference gene:2510095027~PFAM: Protein of unknown function (DUF433)) — protein MMVAIIAEHIEITPGVCGGRPRIVGHRITVQDVAIWHERMGLSPDEIVSLHPTISLADVYAALAYYHDHLEEIRQQMREDETLAAEMRDQTPSLVQQKLKDRHAGNDSVSPG, from the coding sequence ATGATGGTTGCAATTATCGCTGAGCACATTGAAATAACGCCAGGTGTGTGTGGAGGGAGACCCCGCATTGTGGGACATCGGATCACAGTGCAGGATGTGGCAATCTGGCATGAGCGGATGGGACTGTCGCCAGATGAAATTGTGTCGCTTCATCCCACTATTTCTCTAGCAGATGTGTATGCGGCACTGGCTTACTATCACGATCACTTGGAAGAGATTCGGCAGCAAATGCGGGAAGATGAGACTCTGGCAGCAGAAATGCGGGATCAAACCCCATCTCTAGTGCAGCAAAAATTGAAGGATCGCCATGCCGGAAACGATTCGGTTTCACCTGGATGA
- a CDS encoding Protein of unknown function DUF82 (IMG reference gene:2510095028~PFAM: Protein of unknown function DUF82), with translation MPETIRFHLDENVSQAIAEGLRRRGIDVTTTSEVGLMAATDEAQVEFAQQQGRIIFTQDADFLRLHRAGVSHSGITYCVQGSRSVGEIIRGLVLI, from the coding sequence ATGCCGGAAACGATTCGGTTTCACCTGGATGAGAATGTGAGTCAGGCGATCGCGGAAGGATTACGGCGGCGCGGGATTGATGTAACGACGACATCTGAAGTTGGACTGATGGCAGCTACAGATGAAGCTCAAGTTGAGTTCGCCCAACAACAGGGAAGGATAATTTTCACGCAGGATGCGGACTTCTTGCGCTTACATCGGGCTGGCGTTTCTCACTCCGGTATCACCTATTGTGTTCAGGGGAGCCGTTCAGTAGGCGAGATTATCCGGGGGCTTGTTCTGATTTAG
- a CDS encoding transposase (IMG reference gene:2510095030~PFAM: Transposase) → MAKAYSYDLRQKVINAIQLDGMKKSEAAQVFGISRNTIDLWLQRQKATGDYQAKSTRPHQTHSKITDWDKFAEFAQQHGGKTQKQMAQLWDDPISDWTISRALQKLGLSRKKDLWLSRTG, encoded by the coding sequence ATGGCAAAAGCTTACAGTTATGACTTGCGGCAAAAGGTGATCAATGCCATCCAATTAGACGGCATGAAGAAGAGTGAAGCCGCACAAGTATTTGGGATCAGTCGCAACACCATCGACTTGTGGCTGCAGCGGCAGAAGGCAACTGGAGATTATCAAGCCAAATCCACTCGTCCGCATCAGACGCACAGCAAAATTACTGATTGGGACAAGTTTGCCGAATTTGCTCAGCAGCATGGGGGCAAAACCCAAAAGCAGATGGCCCAGTTGTGGGACGACCCAATCAGCGACTGGACGATTTCTAGGGCGTTACAGAAGCTGGGTTTGAGTCGAAAAAAAGACCTATGGCTATCGCGAACGGGATGA
- a CDS encoding Peptidase family M48 (IMG reference gene:2510095032~PFAM: Peptidase family M48) — translation MKPYQRSLLFFQAGTMPMSAVLLFFAPTIVFAQAVPATTSTGIESAAPTTTPASAATTPTPTTTASVLPVAMQSGVNSGPVYVPVQVPQFVYPIAQPGVYPVSAPTYSSVPTSSVPTQIANPGGLTVQVTTQIGIPNQGSYPVIAPAPVIPIGTGQVGYLGLQGAYPGMPTNQSGYPFIYPAGAYNPNSALLTPAQPSNTNSFVDANANPALLPWAAQTLWQQIISAPNPGNSQTISTLQQMLREYPNFIPAYIQLAQAFIANNRTQDAIATLERGIALYPNQPELARSLIVALGNSKRWNEAAMAARQFVIRNPNSPLVSEFTKLADESVKLAQAPSSNSSPARGSVLSNLLTTGLGYLLTGRGSSPIANTQAPWSSVFPSSNATGNQMAQELLSQVQLLNDAEVSNYINDIGRRLAQAAGRSDFEFYVVKDRDSGAIALPNSKIFISAGSIANTNSEAELASLIARQIGHAVLSHPNKLAQRGTITNTLTRLLPAMGSLVSPKVRDFNNSPTGTLVSGLISNLSNGLLKPNYTSQMVNDATRTGSQLLETAGYRSGSLLNISLGSDRHTQMKIKVQQLLGTSQPWWSLGR, via the coding sequence ATGAAACCCTATCAACGGTCTCTGTTGTTTTTTCAAGCCGGAACCATGCCCATGAGTGCGGTTCTGCTGTTTTTTGCGCCCACGATTGTTTTTGCTCAAGCGGTGCCAGCTACAACTTCTACAGGAATAGAGAGTGCCGCGCCAACTACGACTCCTGCAAGTGCGGCAACTACCCCTACCCCTACAACCACTGCCTCTGTTCTTCCAGTTGCTATGCAGTCAGGGGTAAATTCAGGACCAGTTTACGTTCCGGTGCAGGTTCCACAATTCGTTTACCCGATCGCACAACCGGGAGTGTATCCCGTCTCAGCCCCCACTTATTCATCTGTGCCGACTTCATCTGTGCCAACGCAGATTGCGAATCCTGGGGGATTGACGGTTCAAGTTACCACACAAATTGGCATTCCTAATCAGGGAAGTTATCCGGTAATCGCACCTGCACCAGTTATCCCGATTGGAACAGGACAGGTTGGATATCTTGGTCTCCAGGGGGCTTATCCTGGTATGCCAACGAACCAGTCCGGGTATCCCTTTATTTATCCAGCAGGAGCTTACAATCCTAATTCTGCGCTGCTAACTCCGGCACAACCTTCAAACACAAATAGTTTTGTAGATGCGAACGCGAATCCAGCCTTGCTTCCCTGGGCAGCTCAAACATTGTGGCAACAGATTATTTCAGCACCAAACCCAGGCAATTCTCAGACAATATCAACTTTGCAGCAGATGCTCCGGGAGTATCCCAATTTCATTCCAGCCTACATCCAATTAGCTCAAGCATTCATTGCCAACAATCGCACCCAAGACGCTATTGCCACTCTAGAGCGAGGCATAGCTTTGTATCCTAACCAACCAGAGCTGGCGCGATCGCTCATTGTGGCGTTGGGTAACTCGAAACGATGGAATGAAGCGGCTATGGCTGCCCGCCAGTTTGTTATCCGTAATCCCAACAGTCCTTTGGTAAGCGAGTTTACGAAACTGGCAGATGAAAGTGTTAAATTGGCGCAGGCTCCCAGCAGCAATAGCAGTCCTGCCAGAGGCAGTGTCTTGAGCAACTTACTGACCACTGGACTGGGGTATTTACTGACTGGCAGAGGATCTTCTCCTATCGCCAATACACAAGCTCCCTGGTCATCTGTTTTCCCCAGTAGTAACGCAACAGGTAATCAGATGGCGCAGGAATTACTCAGTCAAGTGCAACTTCTGAATGATGCAGAAGTCAGCAACTACATCAACGATATTGGACGCAGGCTAGCGCAAGCTGCTGGACGCAGTGATTTTGAATTCTATGTGGTGAAAGATCGAGATTCTGGCGCGATCGCCCTTCCAAACAGCAAGATTTTTATCAGCGCAGGTTCTATTGCCAATACCAATTCCGAAGCTGAATTGGCATCGTTGATTGCCCGTCAAATAGGACATGCGGTTCTCTCCCACCCCAACAAACTTGCTCAGCGCGGCACGATTACCAATACATTGACTCGTTTGTTGCCTGCGATGGGTAGTTTAGTTAGCCCTAAAGTGAGAGACTTCAACAACAGCCCTACTGGCACGTTGGTTTCCGGGCTAATTAGCAACCTGAGTAACGGACTCCTGAAGCCAAATTACACGTCTCAGATGGTTAATGATGCCACTAGAACTGGCTCCCAATTGCTGGAAACAGCGGGATATAGGTCAGGCAGCTTGTTGAACATCAGCCTTGGGAGCGATCGCCATACTCAAATGAAAATCAAAGTACAGCAACTCCTAGGCACCTCTCAACCCTGGTGGAGCTTAGGAAGGTAG
- a CDS encoding exonuclease VII small subunit (IMG reference gene:2510095033~PFAM: Exonuclease VII small subunit) produces the protein MLDSNSVSESSGTTWSYEATVKEIEAAIAQIESGNLDLAEVFDRFSVAVENLRQCETFLAQRQRQMDLLIETLSDESEF, from the coding sequence ATGCTGGATTCCAACTCCGTATCAGAATCTAGCGGAACTACTTGGAGCTACGAAGCAACGGTTAAGGAAATTGAAGCCGCGATCGCCCAGATTGAATCAGGCAATTTAGACTTAGCTGAAGTATTTGATCGTTTTTCTGTTGCTGTAGAAAACTTGCGCCAATGTGAAACTTTTCTGGCGCAGCGGCAACGCCAGATGGATTTGTTGATCGAAACGTTGAGCGACGAATCGGAATTTTAG